Within the Trichoderma breve strain T069 chromosome 3, whole genome shotgun sequence genome, the region GCTTACATCCAACACTTTCATCTACACGAGCGTATACAACTTCGATATCAAGCAAATTGCCTTGACTGGCTTTGCACCGTTGATTGCGGTATGGATCGCCATTCCGTACTGTGGTATCCTAAACGACGTTGTAATCTCAAGACTCCGAAAACGCGCAAACTTCTTGCCGGAATGGCGACTCATGTTCTTTGTACCCACTTGTATAATTGGACCTGTTGGATGTATCGTCGTGGGAGTCTGCGCTCAAAACAAAAGCCCTTGGATTGCTCCTCTCATTGGCGAAGCCTTAGGTACGTCTCATCAAACAATGCGGGAAGACACAAAGAGACATGATTGCTGACTATGTGGTTTCTGGTTTAGTTATGTTCTGCTTCGTCACTGCCAATAACCTCACGCAAACATACCTGGTAGATATTTACGAAGCCCGAGCAGACGCGACACTGGTCGTCTTGAACGGATTCAAGAactttgctgcctttggcaTTTCATATGCAGTAGTGCCATGGAATACCTCGGCAGGCTATGCAGAACCCTTTGGAGTTTTGGCGGCGCTTATTTTCGTTGCACATATTCCCATTTTCATCTTTTGGTGGCGAGGCAAAGAGATTCGCGAATGGAGCGCAAAGCACTGGAAAGAGGCCAAGCCATCACATCATGGTGATGCTTTCTAGTTTTTCATATATAAGATATATTGGCAATTACTGCAAATTTATATGTTCAGACTTATACCAAAGTGCTAGAATCTCGTGAAATATCCTCATGTGGTCGCCAACACTTTGTAGAAATTATGCTTGAGGGCATCGCAAAGCCATCAACTCAAATGTACATGTGATGCACATGTACAAAGCCAACCCCAATTATACTACAAATCTTGAGTCGTAATAATTATTATCTTCACAGCGACTGACACATTACCACTAAGCCCAAAACATAAATGTGTGCCTGCAGAAAACCAGCTGAACTGAAATCCGGGGGACCCGGAAAATAAAATGCTGAGGTGTGCCACACATCTTACCCCGGTTTTTGTTGGCACCAAAAGCTGTTCGTTCTatggctttttttctccacGGTATAAAAGATCCGTGATAGCCCCGGTCTAGCTCGCCTCCCACCTAGATCTTGCATCGTTCTCGCATTGTTTTCTACACACGAAGTGATCTTATCATGATCAATTAAGTGTCGGTCGAAAATACGAATATCCGGGATCGCTTAGGATTTGATAAGCGCAACATTCATGGGCCGATTGTTTTTAAACCACACACAATGAGTCCAAACACCAGCGGGGGTAAGAATGGCGAGAGGAAACGATCCGCCCCCTCAGATGATGCTGCTCCTCAGCAGACATTTTTCAAGCGTCAAAGAACAGCACTAGCTTGTAACAGTTGCCGGTAATAGAACACCCTATCTTTGATGCCATGTTCCTATGTGAAGATGAAACACTCAACTTAAATGAATTGAGAGACCGAAATCATCATACGGGATATGGCTGAAATAAATAGTTTGCTGACCTTATACTGCATATAGTTCCCGAAAAACACGGGTATGTACCGGGTAATAGTATCATACTATCATTCGATTTGTCTGACCATCATTCAGTGTGACGGATCGCGTCCCCGGTGCACAATGTGTGTCGAGATGGGCCTAGAGTGCTTCTATCAGCAGCCAGCAGGGGCGCCGGGGAAACAGTATGACTCGGGTTCTCTTTGTTCTTCACGTTGCCTTGCTATCTCATGGCCTTATCATTGCATACTGACTCCACTTTGATCTAGATACTCTACAGAGCTCGAGGGAAGGCTGCACTCTATTGAAGAGACTCTACGTCTACTGGTGGGGagacaagaagcagctgccCCCCCTTCATTAAACGCTAGAAGTGTACTGGATTCAGAAGATGCCGAAGAGTCAATTAGAGATGACTCTCAAGCTCAAATCCAATTTGAAGACACGGTGGACGGAATGGGGGCCATTACCTTTGCAGATGAACAGGAATCTGGTTTCTTCGGTAACGCCATCTCATTGTCTGCCGATTGCGCATTTCTAATGTTTTTTGAACACAGGACCTTCTTCCAACATTGCCTTCATTGGACAGATCACACACGCCATGGCTACCGCTGCAAACGCGGACCCCACACGAGCTCTCCCAGTTGATGCAAGGATGGAGGGTGCAATGATGAGCATCTCTCGACCAGCATCACCAATCGCCGGAGCACAAAGTCTAGACCATAGTCTTTCGGCGGCAGTGGATGTTTACAGCCTTCCACCCGAAGCAGACATGTTACACCTTATCCGACTATTCTTTGCCGACACAGGGATGCTATTTCCATACGTGCACGAGGGCTCTCTGCTGGAGGAGTTTGCTGcggcaaaacaaaacaatttCACATCAATCAGGCGCTCATGGTTATGCCTATTAAACATGATCCTAGCGTTTGCCACTTGTGTCAGCGCCCGACCCGACTTGCCTGTCGAACGAAATGCGGCAGAGTCAgatgtcttcttcaagcgCGCCCAAGCTTTGTCTGGAAAGATGGCATTCAGAACGGCAAATGTCGAGATAGGTAAGGAAGATTGGATCAAACAGTGGCATCAATTAACGCATTATAGTTCAATATCTATTGTTGATGACGCAATTCCTTCAAGGAACACAGCGCTCTGCTCAAACATGGAATCTGCATGGGCTCACAGTAAAAGCGGCACTCCAGTTGGGGCTCCATACCTCTAGTTCGTACACCAAATTTACGCCTCTTGAGCGAGAGATAAGGAAACGCACTTGGTATGGCTGTGTAGTTCTTGATCGGTGAGTGGCTAGATTATCTTTAAAGGTACCATACATATCAACTCATCATACATCTAGGACGCTGAGCATGACATTTGGTCGTCCCCCAGCGATACCAGTTGAGTACGTTCAGATGGCACTTCCTTTAGATGTCGAATTTGATGGAATCAATGCCGTCACTGGCCCACACATGGAAATGCTGGGCAGCCCATCAACAGTATCATTTTATATCTTCACAATGTGAGAGCCTCTTATCCAATGTTATaagctttcttttttgctaATGATAGCACAGAAAGCTCTACTCGATCCTAGGTGATGTAATTGCCGACCAATATGGCCAAAATCTCGGTTGTGCTCCACAGCCCTCAATCTCTCTGATGCTTGAGAGCGTAATCAGGTTGGAGAGTAAGCTACTGCAATGGAGACGCGATCTGCCGTTGCAGCTCAGGGCCCGACCGTGGGACGATACACTATCTGAATCTACTCAGAACATAATTTTTGATCGTCTCTCGATCATCCTCTCACTGCGCTATCTTAATACTCGAATTCTGCTCCACCGGCAAGTCCTGGCAAGATTTTTAGAGCAGATCAACAACGGCGATAGAAACTCTGAAGAGGGGCTTTTCTTACGTCAATTTGGACATGGAAGCCTTCACGTCTGCTTAGAATCTGCTTCTGAAATCATCTCTATTGTTCACAAGATGGGAAAGAAGCCGTCTCTTCTTGGAGCTTGGTGGTTCTCAACCTACTATAGTAAGTTGTAGTTGTACTACGAATGACGAAGCGAAATTAGTACTAACCAATTTAGCTTTCAACGCTGCTCTTGCGGTGTTTTCTGGTCTTTTGATTCAGGCGAATGGAATAGCAGGCCCTATGACTGCTGGATTGGAGACCGAAGACCTTCGGACAAGCTTGTATCTAGCCGTCGAGGCACTGCAAAATCTTGGTGGCGGCGCGCGACTAGTACAGAGATGCCGTAAATATCTCGAAACACTCGTGCGGGTCGCTGCAACAACAAAAGGTAAATTTCTAATTCCATTTTTACATACTCGTAGTCACTTACAACGATTTCAGGTGGAGGCAATGCTCAAGCAAATTGGTTCAACATTCTCCAGCCGGGCGAGTTGGACTCTTCTCAAATGCCAGGCTTCCCCTCCGCACCGTCTCGCTCTGACACGGAATTATCTCCTCTTGGATTAGATCTTGGAGAATTTTTGACTGAGGATAATCTTGAATTTCTTACTGGGCTCATGGATTCATCGCAACAGGTTGTAATGGAGGTTCCTATACAAAGTTATTGACCAAAGAGGAAGGGCTTGATCAATGCGGGGAAGCATATGGGATTTTGTCGTCGACTACCTACACAGGGTAGGAATAATGATACCATGAAAGCAATAGCAATGCCATAATATTAAATCTATCTCTAATCCCACCTTCACTAACAATGCTGAACAAATGAAGTGATTCATGTTCATTGGGGCAATCTCAATACCGCCCTGCCTTTTACCTGGAATTTTGCCAATTTACCCATCACATCATTGATATCGTTAAAATCGTACACCTCGATTTGTGGCTTTATCTTTCCTTCAGCAGTCAGTTTTAAGAGTTCTTGAACATCGCTTTCCGTGCCGACGGATGTTCCCACAATTTTCAAGCCTAAATCCTCATCAGCATTCTTTGCTCACGCAAACATGCCTTCTCATGGGCAGCTTGGCTCACCTCGAACAATAATCTCAAAGGGTGAAATTGGAACGTGGAAGTCTAATCTTGGAATTCCAACGCATACCAAGACACCGAGATTTCTTAGCAGCTTCGGCACAGATTCGTAGGCTTTCTCGGAACCAGCAGTCACCATGACTGCGTGAGCTCCAATCCCACCTGTCAATCCCTTGACGGTTTGCTCCACCTGAATAAGTCAGTATATAATTCGTACAGTATGCGAATTTTAAACAGTACACACGTCTTGCTTCAAAAAGTCCACGAATTCAGTGGCACCGCTTGTCATGCAAACATCAGCTTTATCGCCACTGTCGACGGCGATGACACGATATCCAGAGACACTAGCAACTTGAACAGCAAGatggccaaggccaccaccTGCTCCTAGGATGACGATTGAGTCCCCTTTTGTGATGAATTTGGAAGCCTGTGTAACTCCTGCGTATACGGTGACCCCAGCTGCATTATTGTATCAGCCACTTAGACTCCATTCATGTATACCACTAGACGCAGTGAAGCTTACCACAAAGCAATGGAGCTACTATTTCTGGCTCTAAGCCCTCGGGGACAATAGTTGTGTATTTCAGCGGTGAAACAACATATTGCTGAAAAGTCCCTGGTACATTCTAGTGTGTCTGTCAACATTGGTTCAACGTTTGATTCAGATAACAGGGCGAACTTACTCTCCCAGAATTGCTCTGATGTGGGCAGTGCACGTATCTCACTTTGCAGGTCTCACACTCTCCGCAGGCACTATAGACCCATTTTACGCCCACCAACTTCCCCATTACATCGCTTGATACACCCTTGCCAACTAATGCATATTGATTAGCACAATATGGACTTTTTAGGCAAAATTTATTATTGATGTACTCACGTTTGACAACACGCCCCACGCCCTCGTGCCCCGCGATGTTCGTCTCCATGGGTGTTTCTCCATAGATGCTGTGCACATCAGAATGGCAGAAACCAGAGCATTCTAATTTCACCAGAACCTCTCCCTCTGATGGTTCAGGAATAAGAATGTCATTTCTTAGTGTAAGAGTCGCGCCATGATGGGGATGGTCCAGCCAGGCCGCAGTTTGTGTGTTGGTCAATAACATAATTACAGTTAGATTGGTAGCGTGCTGACAAGATCTGACAGGGAGACAATGGCGAGCAAGACAGCTAAAATCGAGTTATGACATGCCGCCTAAAAAGGTCAACCCAACGTTCCCTGAACTAGCCATTGCTGGTATACGTCGGAGATGGACTTGTGAGAACTCAATAATTCCGATGGCTGAGCTAGCTCGGAACGAACCAGAGGGGGGATCCCGCCCGACAGACCCGGCGCGTGTGACCTGGAGTTTGAGCAGCGTTCCGATATATCCCCAGAAATGAAATTGGAAAACATACTCCGCAAGTAGCGAACGGGAAGCAAATTTCCAAACAACAAGTCTCGTAGTAAAGTAGCCAGCCAGTGATATGAAGTGTTCGTAGTTGTGAACCGTCGCTGTTAACAAGAGTTTGGATACTTTAACAGTAGTCGTATGGCTTAAATTAGGCGCTAAGGGGGTGTAATGAGTAGCAGGAGACTGCACTTTGTAGGGCGTCTTGGATATTATAATCACTATCTTGTTGTTATCTTTCTGGTACTGTTTTTGAGTTTATTGAATCTGTTCTCTTTGTAAGCGCCGATGTCTTACAACGGTGCCTTTGAAGCTGTCTATTGGCAACTCCAGTTAACAACAGAGCAGGTGGAGAAGTCACAACAGGATTCGACTTCTAGAAGCGACTAATAATTGACTGTGAGCACTCAATAACATTATCTAAATACAATTCTTAATAATACAAGCATCATTGTGTTCGCATTTGGAATATCCATGGGCTAGGATGTCCTTTTGTTGTCTTTTATTGAACCAACAAAGGTTCCTCGTGAACAACTTGGTTGCGTTTCCTTCCTGTTTGGGCCTAAAAATGTTGATCCCACGCTGGTGCCTACTGGCTGAGATTTTGACTCAC harbors:
- a CDS encoding fungal specific transcription factor domain-containing protein, coding for MCVEMGLECFYQQPAGAPGKQYSTELEGRLHSIEETLRLLVGRQEAAAPPSLNARSVLDSEDAEESIRDDSQAQIQFEDTVDGMGAITFADEQESGFFGPSSNIAFIGQITHAMATAANADPTRALPVDARMEGAMMSISRPASPIAGAQSLDHSLSAAVDVYSLPPEADMLHLIRLFFADTGMLFPYVHEGSLLEEFAAAKQNNFTSIRRSWLCLLNMILAFATCVSARPDLPVERNAAESDVFFKRAQALSGKMAFRTANVEIVQYLLLMTQFLQGTQRSAQTWNLHGLTVKAALQLGLHTSSSYTKFTPLEREIRKRTWYGCVVLDRTLSMTFGRPPAIPVEYVQMALPLDVEFDGINAVTGPHMEMLGSPSTVSFYIFTIKLYSILGDVIADQYGQNLGCAPQPSISLMLESVIRLESKLLQWRRDLPLQLRARPWDDTLSESTQNIIFDRLSIILSLRYLNTRILLHRQVLARFLEQINNGDRNSEEGLFLRQFGHGSLHVCLESASEIISIVHKMGKKPSLLGAWWFSTYYTFNAALAVFSGLLIQANGIAGPMTAGLETEDLRTSLYLAVEALQNLGGGARLVQRCRKYLETLVRVAATTKGGGNAQANWFNILQPGELDSSQMPGFPSAPSRSDTELSPLGLDLGEFLTEDNLEFLTGLMDSSQQVVMEVPIQSY
- a CDS encoding zinc-binding dehydrogenase domain-containing protein, with protein sequence MLLTNTQTAAWLDHPHHGATLTLRNDILIPEPSEGEVLVKLECSGFCHSDVHSIYGETPMETNIAGHEGVGRVVKLGKGVSSDVMGKLVGVKWVYSACGECETCKVRYVHCPHQSNSGRNVPGTFQQYVVSPLKYTTIVPEGLEPEIVAPLLCAGVTVYAGVTQASKFITKGDSIVILGAGGGLGHLAVQVASVSGYRVIAVDSGDKADVCMTSGATEFVDFLKQDVEQTVKGLTGGIGAHAVMVTAGSEKAYESVPKLLRNLGVLVCVGIPRLDFHVPISPFEIIVRGLKIVGTSVGTESDVQELLKLTAEGKIKPQIEVYDFNDINDVMGKLAKFQVKGRAVLRLPQ